In Oryzihumus leptocrescens, the following are encoded in one genomic region:
- a CDS encoding HNH endonuclease signature motif containing protein, with amino-acid sequence MFELSVEQVRQTPMGELAARLDALVADELAAATAGTGEAVVLAAQRVKNAVDALALQAIAAIAAREREWLEAIPVDAPVGTSVPAGGTDDEWEFVADRIAPLLCLTGRAADLRVTLARDLDRLPRTLAAMREGRLDAYRAGLIGTEAQHLADAQAGVLEETLLPDEPVLDRFGREVPDATGLTSTKLRARARRAVARIDPDALRRRAERAPEGRFVFTRPGTEPGMTQWCADQPTHASAQAWAAIDALARDYLARDAATPHRRTLDQARADAMIDLILGNASVTTVLELTVPVPAEPGVVGVELPRHGILPMDIVDRLVNGCDTPLRRLLLDPVTGQVLRSDPTAYRPNAALARAVRTRDGTCRFPGCAVAATGCDLDHVVRFPDGPTDEANLMALCRHHHRLKHQAGWRVQMSADAVCTWTTPSGVDHVSGPRDYRDLAA; translated from the coding sequence ATGTTCGAACTCAGCGTGGAGCAGGTGCGGCAGACGCCCATGGGCGAGCTCGCCGCGCGCCTCGATGCGCTGGTCGCGGACGAGCTGGCGGCCGCGACCGCCGGGACCGGTGAGGCCGTCGTGCTGGCCGCCCAGCGGGTCAAGAACGCGGTCGATGCCCTGGCGCTGCAGGCCATCGCCGCGATCGCCGCGCGTGAGAGGGAGTGGCTGGAGGCCATCCCGGTCGATGCGCCCGTCGGGACGTCGGTCCCGGCGGGCGGGACGGACGACGAGTGGGAGTTCGTGGCCGACCGGATCGCGCCGCTGCTGTGCCTGACCGGGCGGGCCGCGGACCTGCGAGTGACGCTGGCCAGGGACCTTGACCGGCTCCCGCGCACCCTGGCCGCGATGCGTGAGGGCCGCCTCGACGCCTACCGTGCCGGGCTGATCGGCACCGAGGCCCAGCACCTGGCCGACGCGCAGGCCGGAGTGCTGGAGGAGACGTTGCTGCCCGACGAGCCGGTGCTCGACCGGTTCGGCCGGGAGGTGCCCGACGCCACCGGGCTGACCTCGACGAAGCTGCGGGCACGGGCCCGCCGGGCGGTCGCCCGCATCGACCCCGACGCGCTGCGCCGCCGGGCCGAGCGCGCCCCGGAGGGACGGTTCGTCTTCACCCGGCCGGGCACCGAGCCCGGGATGACGCAGTGGTGCGCCGACCAGCCCACCCACGCCAGCGCCCAGGCCTGGGCAGCCATCGACGCCCTGGCTCGCGACTACCTGGCGCGTGACGCGGCCACGCCGCACCGCCGGACACTCGACCAGGCGCGCGCCGACGCGATGATCGACCTCATCCTGGGCAACGCGAGCGTGACCACCGTGCTGGAGCTGACCGTCCCGGTGCCGGCAGAGCCCGGCGTCGTGGGTGTCGAGCTCCCTCGGCACGGCATCCTCCCCATGGATATCGTCGACCGCCTGGTCAACGGCTGCGACACCCCGCTGCGCCGGCTCCTGTTGGACCCGGTCACCGGTCAGGTGCTGCGGTCCGACCCGACGGCCTACCGACCCAACGCCGCCCTGGCCCGCGCCGTGCGCACCCGAGACGGCACCTGCCGGTTCCCCGGGTGTGCGGTGGCCGCGACTGGTTGCGACCTCGACCACGTGGTCCGGTTCCCGGACGGGCCGACCGACGAGGCCAACCTCATGGCCTTGTGCCGACACCATCACCGGCTCAAGCACCAGGCGGGCTGGCGAGTGCAGATGTCAGCCGACGCGGTGTGCACCTGGACCACGCCGTCCGGGGTGGACCATGTCAGCGGGCCCCGGGACTACCGCGACCTCGCCGCCTGA
- a CDS encoding oligoendopeptidase F family protein, with amino-acid sequence MSETTTPSRTLPPELEVLRRRRAEMGESIAAVEQALTAPAPGRVAAWAERVHAALVELSADLRVHVEVTQAPDGLFAQVVASSPRLSGAVARLNREHTHLLPAVETLVQDGEGVVDTAGVESLREGCADLLRSLARHRQAGADLVYEAYVVDIGGET; translated from the coding sequence ATGTCAGAGACCACGACACCGAGCCGGACACTGCCGCCGGAGCTGGAGGTCCTGCGCCGCCGGCGCGCGGAGATGGGCGAGTCGATCGCCGCGGTCGAGCAGGCGCTGACGGCGCCCGCGCCCGGCCGGGTCGCCGCGTGGGCCGAGCGCGTGCACGCCGCCCTCGTTGAGCTGTCCGCGGACCTGCGGGTGCACGTCGAGGTGACGCAGGCGCCCGACGGGCTGTTCGCCCAGGTGGTCGCCAGCTCACCGCGCCTCTCTGGAGCCGTCGCGCGACTCAACCGCGAGCACACCCACCTGCTGCCGGCGGTCGAGACCCTGGTGCAGGACGGGGAGGGCGTGGTGGACACGGCCGGCGTCGAGTCGCTGCGCGAGGGGTGCGCGGACCTGCTGCGGTCGCTGGCGCGGCACCGGCAGGCGGGGGCGGACCTGGTCTACGAGGCGTACGTCGTCGACATCGGCGGGGAGACCTGA
- a CDS encoding precorrin-2 C(20)-methyltransferase, with protein MSLSDKQTGRLYGVGLGPGDPNLMTLRAVELVGAADVVAYHSARHGRSIARSIAAAHLRSDQVEEALVYPVTTEGTDHPGGYRAALEEFYEEAAQRLAAHLDAGRDVAVLCEGDPFLFGSYQHMHKRLAHRYPTEVVPGISSVNAAASRVGRPLVEDREVLTVLPGTLPEEELAARLSSTDSAVVLKLGRTFPAVRRALERAGRLEDAWYVERATMAGERTGRLADVDEESVPYFSVALVPSEVGAPAGAAAVAEDPAVAGGIGEVVVVGLGPAGPTWLTPEARGALAVADDLVGYSTYIDRVPTRPGQRRHASDNKVESERATFALDLARSGRRVAVVSSGDPGVFAMASAVMEVACEDTYADVPVRVLPGVTAAHAAAARVGAPLGHDFATISLSDRLKPFEVVSRRVAAAAAADLVLALYNPGSRSRTWQVAAVRELLLEHRAPDTPVVVARDVGGPQEAVRVVALASLEPAEVDMRTLLIVGSSQTQAVRRADGQQVVWTPRRYPEEPAV; from the coding sequence ATGAGCCTGTCGGACAAGCAAACCGGGCGCCTGTACGGCGTGGGGCTGGGGCCGGGGGACCCGAACCTCATGACCCTGCGGGCGGTCGAGCTCGTCGGCGCGGCTGACGTCGTGGCCTACCACTCGGCGCGCCACGGGCGCAGCATTGCCCGCAGCATCGCCGCCGCCCACCTGCGCAGTGACCAGGTCGAGGAGGCGCTGGTCTACCCGGTCACCACCGAGGGCACCGACCACCCCGGCGGCTACCGCGCGGCCCTGGAGGAGTTCTACGAGGAGGCCGCCCAGCGGCTGGCGGCCCACCTCGACGCCGGGCGCGACGTGGCGGTGCTGTGTGAGGGCGACCCGTTCCTGTTCGGCTCCTACCAGCACATGCACAAGCGGCTCGCGCACCGCTACCCCACCGAGGTGGTCCCCGGGATCAGCTCGGTCAACGCCGCGGCGAGCCGCGTCGGGCGGCCCCTGGTCGAGGACCGTGAGGTGCTCACGGTGCTGCCGGGGACGCTGCCGGAGGAGGAGCTCGCGGCGCGGCTGTCCTCGACCGACTCCGCGGTCGTGCTCAAGCTCGGGCGTACCTTCCCCGCCGTTCGGCGGGCGCTGGAACGGGCCGGGCGGCTGGAGGACGCGTGGTACGTCGAGCGCGCCACCATGGCCGGGGAACGCACCGGCCGGCTGGCCGACGTCGACGAGGAGTCCGTGCCCTACTTCTCGGTCGCCCTGGTGCCCAGCGAGGTGGGCGCGCCTGCGGGAGCCGCTGCGGTTGCTGAGGATCCGGCGGTAGCGGGAGGAATCGGCGAGGTCGTGGTCGTGGGCCTCGGCCCCGCGGGACCGACCTGGCTCACCCCCGAGGCGCGTGGGGCCCTCGCCGTCGCCGACGACCTGGTCGGCTACAGCACCTACATCGACCGCGTGCCCACCCGCCCCGGGCAGCGACGGCACGCCTCGGACAACAAGGTCGAGTCCGAGCGGGCCACCTTCGCCCTCGACCTGGCCCGGTCCGGCCGGCGGGTGGCCGTCGTCTCCTCCGGCGACCCGGGGGTGTTCGCCATGGCGAGCGCCGTGATGGAGGTGGCCTGCGAGGACACCTATGCCGACGTCCCGGTCCGGGTGCTGCCCGGCGTGACGGCGGCGCACGCGGCCGCGGCCCGGGTCGGCGCTCCCCTGGGGCACGACTTCGCGACGATCTCTCTGTCGGACCGGCTCAAGCCGTTCGAGGTGGTGAGCCGGCGCGTGGCAGCAGCTGCGGCGGCGGACCTCGTCCTGGCCCTCTACAACCCGGGCTCGCGCAGCCGCACCTGGCAGGTTGCCGCCGTCCGTGAGCTGCTGCTGGAGCACCGCGCGCCGGACACGCCGGTGGTCGTGGCGCGGGACGTGGGCGGCCCGCAGGAGGCGGTGCGGGTCGTGGCCCTGGCCTCGCTCGAGCCGGCGGAGGTGGACATGCGCACCCTGCTCATCGTCGGCTCCTCGCAGACGCAGGCAGTACGCCGCGCCGACGGCCAACAGGTCGTGTGGACGCCCCGTCGCTACCCGGAGGAGCCTGCGGTCTGA
- a CDS encoding precorrin-8X methylmutase produces MDYEKDGAEIYRQSFATIRAEADLAAFDPVTAQVVVRMIHACGMVDLAGDVVATPQAVPRARAALRAGAPVLCDAQMVASGITRARLPRDNDVVCTLSDPRVPDLARRLGTTRTAAAVELWGERLDGAVVAIGNAPTALFHLLDHLRTVPWRPAAVLGIPVGFIGAAESKQALVDNDLGLEHVVVRGRRGGSAIVAAAVNATASEVE; encoded by the coding sequence ATGGACTACGAGAAGGACGGCGCCGAGATCTACCGGCAGTCGTTCGCCACGATCCGCGCCGAGGCCGACCTCGCGGCGTTCGACCCGGTCACCGCCCAGGTGGTCGTGCGGATGATCCACGCCTGCGGCATGGTCGACCTGGCCGGAGACGTGGTGGCGACCCCGCAGGCCGTCCCGCGGGCACGAGCGGCGCTGCGGGCCGGCGCGCCGGTGCTGTGCGACGCCCAGATGGTCGCCAGCGGCATCACCCGCGCCCGGCTCCCCCGCGACAACGACGTGGTGTGCACGCTCTCCGACCCGCGGGTCCCTGACCTGGCCCGCCGGCTCGGCACCACACGGACCGCAGCGGCCGTGGAGCTGTGGGGTGAGCGCCTCGACGGCGCGGTCGTGGCCATCGGCAACGCCCCCACCGCCCTCTTCCACCTGCTGGACCACCTGCGCACGGTGCCGTGGCGCCCGGCGGCGGTGCTCGGCATACCGGTGGGGTTCATCGGGGCGGCCGAGTCCAAGCAGGCGCTGGTCGACAACGACCTGGGCCTGGAGCACGTGGTGGTCCGGGGACGCCGGGGCGGCAGCGCCATCGTCGCCGCCGCCGTCAACGCGACTGCGAGCGAGGTCGAATGA
- a CDS encoding nitrite/sulfite reductase produces MPAPDRPLANPPTLSRGRPDRCPGAVRLHHAEDGSVARIRVPGGLLRADQIDEIVCAATELGDGSIEVTSRGNLQLRGLPPSCGGDLAARLYAVGLLPSVAHDRARNVLLSPLSGLDGRGLADLTSTVPEYDEILCGTAALALLSGRFLVAFDDGRHDVAALDADVTLVARAERVTELLLAGLPTGLTVAAGDAARCAATAAEVFLVACATAGADSWRVRDLVSSPLDLLDPVRALLADRAIPHEHSDPGLTPSASPRQGPALGVVRSQDGPAALSVAAPLGRAPAASWQALVALARTAVGDLRLTPWRGIVIPGVDAAGCTAGLASLASAGFVTNARSPRAGVTACAGRTGCAKSLADVHADAEASFGAAQKASGTTLLPLHWSGCERRCGHPTGARVEVVAQPGGHYVIERHDAADPPTTTALTAGASPQALAGAVSDARRTP; encoded by the coding sequence ATGCCCGCCCCGGACCGCCCCTTGGCGAACCCACCGACCCTGTCGCGGGGTCGCCCTGACCGGTGCCCCGGGGCGGTCCGGCTGCACCATGCCGAGGACGGGTCAGTGGCCCGGATCCGCGTCCCCGGCGGCCTCCTTCGCGCAGACCAGATTGATGAGATCGTCTGTGCGGCAACGGAACTCGGTGACGGTTCGATCGAGGTGACCTCTCGGGGGAACCTCCAGCTCAGAGGGCTGCCGCCGTCCTGCGGCGGCGACCTCGCAGCCCGGCTGTATGCCGTGGGCCTCCTGCCGTCCGTCGCCCACGACCGTGCACGCAACGTCCTGCTGTCGCCACTGTCCGGTCTCGACGGGCGCGGTCTGGCGGACCTGACGTCCACGGTCCCGGAGTACGACGAGATCCTCTGCGGCACAGCGGCTCTGGCCTTGCTCTCCGGTCGGTTCCTGGTCGCGTTCGACGACGGCCGCCACGACGTCGCCGCGCTCGACGCCGATGTGACCTTGGTCGCCCGGGCCGAGCGCGTCACCGAGCTCCTGCTGGCCGGCCTGCCGACCGGCCTGACCGTGGCCGCGGGGGACGCGGCCCGCTGCGCGGCCACGGCGGCGGAGGTCTTCCTCGTGGCGTGCGCCACCGCCGGAGCCGACTCCTGGCGGGTCCGCGACCTGGTCAGCAGTCCCCTCGACCTCCTCGACCCCGTCCGTGCCCTCCTGGCGGACCGGGCCATCCCCCACGAGCATTCGGACCCGGGACTGACGCCCTCCGCCAGCCCTCGCCAGGGGCCCGCGCTCGGGGTCGTCCGGTCCCAGGACGGCCCGGCTGCGCTGTCCGTCGCCGCACCGCTCGGACGCGCACCGGCGGCCTCCTGGCAGGCTCTCGTCGCGCTGGCCCGTACCGCAGTCGGAGACCTGCGTCTCACCCCGTGGCGGGGCATCGTCATCCCCGGCGTCGACGCCGCGGGATGCACCGCAGGCCTGGCCTCCCTGGCCTCGGCCGGGTTCGTCACCAACGCCCGCTCGCCCAGGGCCGGGGTCACGGCCTGCGCAGGACGGACGGGGTGCGCGAAGTCACTCGCCGACGTCCATGCCGACGCGGAGGCCTCCTTCGGGGCTGCCCAGAAGGCCTCTGGCACAACGCTGCTGCCCCTGCACTGGTCAGGCTGCGAGCGACGCTGCGGCCACCCCACCGGCGCCCGGGTGGAGGTCGTCGCCCAGCCCGGGGGCCACTACGTGATCGAGCGGCACGACGCCGCCGATCCCCCCACGACGACCGCCCTCACCGCCGGCGCCTCGCCGCAGGCCCTTGCCGGGGCGGTCTCGGACGCCCGACGCACCCCCTGA
- the cobN gene encoding cobaltochelatase subunit CobN — MSARVADGPVAWRYANPSRLLPEDLPALLEGADLVVVRLLGGRRAWADGLDALLAGPRPVVVLSGEQAPDAELMHLSTVSAGIAAQAHAYLAHGGPANLEALARFLSDTVLLTGHGFDAPLVAPAWGRLDRPAAAAAPTVEPRPTVALLYYRAHHMSGNTGFVEALCDAVEAAGGRPVPLWCASLRDADLGLLDALAEADVVVTTVLAAGGTRPADAQAGGDEDAWDAGALASLDVPLLQALCLTSSREQWLANDEGLSPLDAATQVAVPEFDGRVITVPFSFKEIDADGLPAYVADPERAARVAGLAVAHGRLRHLDPAQHRVALVLSAYPTKHARIGNAVGLDTGASAMALLGRLRSEGWDLGPDDGPGALPGLAAADGDALIHALIEAGGYDPDWLTAEQLAGNPVRIPAADYRRWYATLPAGLRAHVEAHWGPPPGELYVDRSRNPEGDLVLAALQAGNLLVLVQPPRGFGENPIAIYHDPDLPPSHHYLAAYRWIAARQEDGGFGADAVVHLGKHGNLEWLPGKNAGLSADCAPDAVLGNLPLVYPFLVNDPGEGTQAKRRAHAVLVDHLVPPMARAESYGDIARLEQLLDEHANVATLDPAKLPAVRSQIWTLLQAAKMDHDLGLSGRPDDERFDDMVMQIDGWLCEVKDAQIRDGLHVLGQAPQDSARVDLVLAILRARQIWGGSHAVPGLREALGLDESATDRAGADRAEARAREVVLAMERHGWEADAVDAALALVPQERVEAVGQVLDFAVAQVVPRLAATTDELDAVVHALRGGFVPAGPSGSPLRGLVNVLPTGRNFYSVDPKAVPSRLAWETGQRLAESLLARHRDDTGEWPTSVGLSLWGTSAMRTAGDDIAEALALLGTRPVWDDASRRVTGLEVVPLEELGRPRIDVTLRISGFFRDAFPHVVGLLDDAVQLVAGLEEDPTDNRVRAHVQADLAEHGDRRRATTRIFGSRPGTYGAGLLQLIDSKDWRTDADLAEVYSVWGGYAYGRGLDGRPAREEMETAYRRIAVAAKNTDTREHDIADSDDYFQFHGGMVATVRALTGAAPAAYIGDSTRPETVRTRTLTEETARVFRSRVVNPRWMEAMRRHGYKGAFEMAATVDYLFGYDATTGVVHDWMYDRVTREYVLDEVNRKFLEAANPWALHGMAERLLEAVSRGLWAEPDPDVLAALRQAYLEAEGDLEAGR; from the coding sequence ATGAGCGCCCGCGTGGCAGACGGCCCCGTCGCCTGGCGCTACGCCAACCCCTCCCGGTTGCTGCCGGAGGACCTGCCCGCCCTGCTCGAGGGCGCCGACCTCGTCGTCGTGCGCCTCCTCGGCGGTCGCCGCGCCTGGGCCGACGGCCTCGACGCGCTGCTCGCCGGCCCGCGCCCGGTCGTGGTCCTGTCCGGGGAGCAGGCGCCGGACGCCGAGCTGATGCACCTGTCCACAGTCTCCGCCGGGATCGCCGCGCAGGCCCACGCCTACCTCGCCCACGGCGGACCCGCCAACCTCGAGGCGCTGGCCCGGTTCCTGTCGGACACCGTGCTGCTGACCGGGCACGGCTTCGACGCCCCGCTCGTGGCACCGGCCTGGGGCCGCCTGGACCGCCCCGCGGCCGCCGCAGCGCCAACCGTCGAGCCCCGGCCGACCGTGGCGCTGCTCTACTACCGGGCCCACCACATGAGCGGCAACACCGGCTTCGTCGAGGCCCTGTGCGACGCGGTCGAGGCTGCCGGTGGCCGGCCCGTGCCCCTGTGGTGCGCCTCTCTGCGCGACGCTGACCTCGGCCTTCTCGACGCGCTCGCCGAGGCCGACGTCGTCGTCACCACGGTGCTCGCTGCCGGCGGTACCCGCCCCGCCGACGCGCAGGCCGGTGGCGACGAGGACGCCTGGGACGCCGGCGCGCTGGCCTCCCTGGACGTGCCGCTGCTGCAGGCGCTGTGCCTGACGAGCTCCCGCGAGCAGTGGCTGGCCAACGACGAAGGGCTCTCCCCGCTGGACGCCGCCACCCAGGTGGCCGTGCCCGAGTTCGACGGGCGGGTCATCACGGTCCCGTTCTCGTTCAAGGAGATCGACGCCGACGGTCTCCCGGCCTATGTCGCCGACCCCGAGCGCGCCGCCCGGGTGGCCGGCCTCGCCGTCGCCCACGGCCGGCTGCGGCACCTCGACCCGGCGCAGCACCGCGTCGCCCTGGTCCTGTCGGCCTACCCCACCAAGCACGCCCGCATCGGCAACGCGGTCGGGCTCGACACCGGCGCCAGCGCGATGGCCCTGCTGGGCCGGCTGCGCAGCGAGGGCTGGGACCTCGGCCCGGACGACGGCCCCGGCGCCCTGCCCGGGCTGGCCGCCGCCGACGGTGACGCCCTCATCCACGCGCTCATCGAGGCCGGCGGCTACGACCCCGACTGGCTGACCGCCGAGCAGCTCGCCGGCAACCCGGTGCGTATCCCGGCCGCCGACTACCGCCGCTGGTACGCCACCCTGCCGGCCGGCCTGCGCGCCCACGTCGAGGCGCACTGGGGCCCGCCGCCGGGCGAGCTGTATGTCGACCGGTCCCGCAACCCCGAGGGTGACCTCGTGCTCGCGGCACTGCAGGCAGGCAACCTGCTGGTGCTCGTCCAGCCGCCGCGGGGCTTCGGGGAGAACCCGATCGCGATCTACCACGACCCCGACCTGCCGCCCTCGCACCACTACCTCGCGGCCTACCGCTGGATCGCCGCGCGGCAGGAGGATGGCGGGTTCGGCGCCGACGCGGTGGTCCACCTCGGCAAGCACGGCAACCTGGAGTGGCTGCCGGGCAAGAACGCCGGCCTGTCCGCGGACTGCGCCCCGGACGCGGTGCTCGGCAACCTGCCCCTGGTCTACCCGTTCCTGGTCAACGACCCCGGTGAGGGCACCCAGGCCAAGCGCCGCGCCCACGCCGTGCTGGTCGACCACCTCGTGCCGCCGATGGCCCGCGCCGAGAGCTACGGCGACATCGCCCGTCTGGAGCAGCTGCTCGACGAGCACGCGAACGTGGCGACCCTCGACCCCGCCAAGCTGCCCGCGGTCCGCAGCCAGATCTGGACGCTACTCCAGGCCGCGAAGATGGACCACGACCTCGGCTTGTCCGGCCGGCCCGACGACGAGCGCTTCGACGACATGGTCATGCAGATCGACGGGTGGCTCTGCGAGGTCAAGGACGCCCAGATCCGGGACGGGCTGCACGTGCTCGGCCAGGCGCCGCAGGACTCGGCCCGCGTCGACCTCGTCCTGGCCATCCTGCGCGCCCGGCAGATCTGGGGCGGCAGCCACGCCGTCCCCGGACTGCGCGAGGCGCTCGGCCTGGACGAGTCCGCCACGGACCGCGCCGGTGCCGACCGGGCCGAGGCGCGGGCCCGCGAGGTGGTCCTCGCCATGGAGCGCCACGGGTGGGAGGCCGACGCCGTCGATGCGGCCCTCGCGCTCGTGCCGCAGGAGCGGGTCGAGGCCGTCGGGCAGGTGCTGGACTTCGCGGTGGCCCAGGTGGTCCCGCGGCTGGCCGCGACCACCGACGAGCTCGACGCCGTGGTGCACGCCCTGCGCGGTGGGTTCGTCCCCGCCGGACCGTCGGGCTCACCGCTGCGCGGCCTGGTCAACGTCCTGCCCACGGGCCGCAACTTCTACTCCGTCGACCCCAAGGCGGTGCCGAGCCGCCTGGCGTGGGAGACCGGCCAGCGCCTGGCCGAGTCGCTCCTGGCCCGACACCGCGACGACACGGGGGAGTGGCCGACCTCGGTCGGGCTCTCCCTGTGGGGCACCAGCGCGATGCGCACCGCCGGGGACGACATCGCCGAGGCCCTGGCGCTGCTGGGCACCCGACCCGTCTGGGACGACGCCTCCCGCCGGGTGACCGGCCTCGAGGTCGTCCCGCTGGAGGAGCTCGGCCGCCCACGGATCGACGTCACGCTGCGCATCTCCGGCTTCTTCCGTGATGCCTTCCCGCACGTCGTCGGCCTGCTCGACGACGCCGTCCAGCTCGTCGCCGGCCTGGAGGAGGACCCGACCGACAACCGCGTGCGTGCCCACGTGCAGGCCGACCTGGCCGAGCACGGCGACCGGCGTCGGGCCACCACCCGCATCTTCGGCTCCCGCCCCGGCACCTACGGCGCCGGGCTGCTGCAGCTCATCGACAGCAAGGACTGGCGCACCGACGCCGACCTCGCCGAGGTCTACTCCGTCTGGGGCGGCTACGCCTACGGTCGCGGCCTCGACGGCAGGCCGGCGCGTGAGGAGATGGAGACGGCCTACCGGCGGATCGCGGTGGCGGCCAAGAACACGGACACCCGCGAGCACGACATCGCCGACTCCGACGACTACTTCCAGTTCCACGGCGGCATGGTCGCCACGGTGAGGGCGCTCACGGGCGCCGCGCCCGCGGCATACATCGGGGACAGCACCCGGCCCGAGACGGTGCGCACGCGCACCCTGACTGAGGAGACCGCGCGCGTCTTCCGCTCCCGCGTGGTGAACCCGCGCTGGATGGAGGCGATGCGCCGCCACGGCTACAAGGGCGCGTTCGAGATGGCCGCGACCGTCGACTACCTGTTCGGCTACGACGCCACCACGGGCGTGGTCCATGACTGGATGTACGACCGGGTCACCCGCGAGTACGTCCTGGACGAGGTCAACCGGAAGTTCCTGGAGGCCGCCAACCCGTGGGCCCTGCACGGCATGGCCGAGCGCCTGCTCGAGGCGGTCTCGCGCGGGCTGTGGGCCGAGCCGGACCCCGACGTGCTGGCCGCGCTGCGCCAGGCCTACCTCGAGGCCGAGGGCGACCTCGAAGCCGGCCGCTGA
- a CDS encoding VWA domain-containing protein has product MRPDAPAYPFTAVVGMDDLSLALCLSAVSPVIGGVLVRGEKGTAKSTMVRALAAVLPPVEVVQSCRFSCAPTVPDASCPDGPHFNAPVETRPVRLVELPVGASEDRVVGSLHLDRLLSAGETAYEPGLLAQAHRGILYVDEVNLLPDHLVDTLLDSAAMGRARVEREGVSVTHGARFVLVGTMNPEEGELRPQLLDRFGLAVEVAASRVAAVRVEVVRRHLAFERDPDAFAALHAQDELALSLRIAGAQERVAAVALPDAAVETIARICAAYDVDGMRGDLVTARTAIAHAAWCGRDEVSDEDVRVAARLALPHRRRRNPFDDTDGAAEDLERVLGEQAPGAPEGGPDGPDGDGRPEGDGPDDDGPDGGGGPGGGLPQPPTGGRDDTGTGESGDAPGSPAAQAGQPYAARLLTHQRPGPGVAGRRSRATTTHGRHLRGVPLDDPRGQGLSVTATVHAAARRTRGSATPLRLVRADLRRSQREGREGNLVVFAVDTSGSMGAAARVREVRTAVVSLLLDAYQRRDRVAVVTFAGDRARLVLPPTSSVELAQRRLAEVPTGGRTPLAEGLVEVAGLVRRQRARDPQRRPLLVLLTDGRATHGKQPLQRASAAAAHCAAQGISSVVVDCEKRSVVRLGLARELAATLRADYLDLGDVAADALSGVVRRSIAPPSRSIAPTTGAA; this is encoded by the coding sequence TTGCGTCCCGACGCTCCCGCCTACCCGTTCACCGCCGTCGTCGGCATGGACGACCTGTCCCTCGCGCTGTGCCTGTCCGCGGTCTCACCCGTGATCGGTGGCGTCCTCGTCCGCGGCGAGAAGGGCACCGCCAAGTCGACGATGGTCCGCGCCCTGGCCGCCGTGCTTCCCCCGGTCGAGGTCGTCCAGTCGTGCCGGTTCTCATGTGCCCCAACGGTTCCGGACGCCTCCTGCCCGGACGGACCGCACTTCAACGCCCCGGTCGAGACGCGCCCGGTCAGGCTGGTCGAGCTGCCCGTCGGCGCGAGCGAGGACCGGGTCGTCGGCTCCCTGCACCTCGACCGGCTGCTGTCGGCCGGCGAGACCGCCTACGAGCCTGGCCTGCTCGCCCAGGCCCACCGCGGCATCCTCTACGTCGACGAGGTCAACCTGCTGCCCGACCACCTCGTCGACACGTTGCTGGACTCTGCCGCGATGGGCCGCGCCCGGGTGGAGCGCGAGGGGGTCTCGGTCACGCACGGCGCCCGCTTCGTCCTCGTCGGCACCATGAACCCCGAGGAGGGCGAGCTGCGCCCGCAGCTGCTCGACCGGTTCGGCCTGGCCGTCGAGGTCGCCGCGAGCCGCGTGGCGGCCGTGCGGGTCGAGGTGGTCCGCCGGCACCTGGCCTTCGAGCGGGACCCCGACGCGTTCGCAGCCCTGCACGCCCAGGACGAGCTGGCCCTGTCGCTGCGCATCGCCGGAGCCCAGGAGCGCGTCGCCGCGGTCGCCCTGCCCGACGCGGCCGTCGAGACCATCGCGCGCATCTGCGCGGCCTACGACGTCGACGGCATGCGCGGCGACCTGGTCACCGCGCGCACCGCCATCGCCCACGCCGCGTGGTGCGGCCGGGACGAGGTGAGCGACGAGGACGTGCGCGTCGCGGCACGACTGGCCCTGCCGCACCGGCGACGCCGCAACCCCTTCGACGACACCGACGGCGCAGCCGAGGACCTCGAGCGGGTCCTCGGGGAGCAGGCCCCTGGGGCACCGGAGGGCGGCCCCGACGGCCCGGACGGTGACGGTCGACCCGAGGGTGATGGTCCGGATGACGACGGCCCCGACGGTGGCGGTGGTCCCGGTGGCGGCCTGCCGCAGCCGCCGACCGGCGGCCGAGACGACACAGGCACCGGCGAGTCCGGCGACGCCCCCGGGTCGCCGGCGGCCCAGGCCGGCCAGCCGTATGCCGCGCGCCTGCTCACGCACCAGCGGCCCGGTCCGGGGGTGGCCGGCAGGCGTTCCCGCGCCACGACCACCCACGGCCGGCACCTGCGCGGCGTCCCGCTGGACGACCCGCGCGGCCAGGGCCTGTCGGTGACCGCGACGGTGCACGCCGCGGCCCGCCGCACCCGCGGGTCCGCGACGCCGTTGCGGCTGGTGCGCGCCGACCTGCGGCGCAGCCAGCGCGAGGGTCGTGAGGGCAACCTCGTGGTCTTCGCCGTCGACACCTCCGGGTCGATGGGCGCGGCCGCCCGGGTCCGGGAGGTGCGCACCGCCGTGGTGTCGCTGCTGCTGGACGCCTACCAGCGCCGCGACCGGGTCGCGGTGGTCACCTTCGCCGGTGACCGCGCCCGGCTCGTGCTGCCGCCCACCTCGAGCGTGGAGCTGGCGCAGCGCCGGCTCGCCGAGGTCCCCACCGGAGGACGCACCCCGCTGGCCGAGGGCCTGGTCGAGGTGGCCGGGCTCGTGCGCCGGCAGCGGGCCCGGGACCCGCAGCGGCGCCCGCTGCTCGTGCTCCTGACCGACGGCCGTGCCACCCACGGCAAGCAGCCGCTCCAGCGTGCCTCCGCCGCCGCGGCCCACTGCGCGGCGCAGGGGATCTCCTCGGTCGTCGTCGACTGCGAGAAGCGGTCCGTGGTGCGCCTCGGGCTGGCCCGCGAGCTGGCCGCCACCTTGCGCGCCGACTACCTCGACCTCGGCGACGTCGCCGCCGACGCCCTCTCCGGGGTCGTGCGCCGCAGCATCGCCCCGCCGAGCCGCAGCATCGCCCCCACGACAGGAGCAGCCTGA